A genomic segment from Fusarium fujikuroi IMI 58289 draft genome, chromosome FFUJ_chr04 encodes:
- a CDS encoding related to endocytosis ankyrin repeat protein Nuc-2 has translation MSGLEILGAIASSIALAQAVQGTLKAVDFLRQNSDIKRECNRLRKEILMIECFIMQAREQTDPMMPAQRLIGSPEHPLVSLTIQELEEILEGLDEIVNKYSRPRKVHDPKRYTDKVKWLSDAGKIEELRERVQATKSNLHMAITFRVSSMVDRGNVRQEVLFHRVTQQLTYYTQETHNISQALPKLLQGPQTMSDGSVTSLQPGTQGTTIHDKPALPATEENRLTESSEASLTNVTDPAVTAIKEESFVSVTSVQPLGTRSCGSKCQCQCHQGRRDHTGAWAVPLFSSWLIRYDKTDNNYQSRCRCKASVEFEFRLPRWLWAGVLSFQASRGPNISFSLRPSRVLESVHELWIMMSNPSLLETCIREGFVCFPDDTAGSEWPLLSMALYNQSSECVEILLKLWGNILPSQRLSRNIGYELKSYYTKGSKPEIDMAIDKTLYFVQDWDEVSTTKVHIAAAGGGGGGVLDALLEQPWAIDELDEVGEAPIHVAVGNNNFEGLEQLIAAKADINRQTPAGYTPLMTAASYEIDTMLQKLLEHRECQKRIGQGNIQGLTALHFAAKSGSLACVRLLLEAGAPASKTDEYGRTPMHYLAWVKQEHQQEIYEMIKFLQDYGADIEAKDPNGITPVLWACQKGNVAVLGALVRAGASIRAIDSNRKGIVHVAALSNNLDVVHYLAEQDLGEIDPQLRGVDQNSTPLGSLRWIFDEYFMHSIIVPSHEQQQDFIKFYFKLLIRNLERHMSTLRDIQEAIEDRDSGATEKLLDILIKRNEASFRQELVGWYRGLKFYVSDGQWDKLKGAICEEYDEISDKAERAAIARGKTLTDPEMEEFF, from the exons ATGTCGGGTCTTGAGATTCTTGGAGCGATTGCGAGCTCGATCGCTCTGGCGCAAGCTGTCCAAGGGACACTCAAGGCGGTCGACTTTCTGCGCCAAAACTCCGATATTAAGAGGGAATGTAACAGACTTAGGAAAGAA ATACTCATGATTGAGTGCTTCATCATGCAAGCCAGAGAACAAACAGACCCGATGATGCCGGCACAACGACTCATTGGATCGCCAGAACACCCACTAGTCTCCTTGACAATACAAGAGCTCGAAGAGATATTGGAAGgacttgatgagattgtgAACAAGTACTCGCGCCCTCGCAAAGTCCATGATCCGAAGAGGTACACAGATAAGGTCAAGTGGTTATCAGACGCAGGCAAAATCGAAGAGCTCCGAGAAAGAGTTCAGGCTACAAAGTCCAATCTGCACATGGCCATCACATTTAGGGTTTCTTCTATGGTGGATAGGGGGAATGTGCGACAAGAAGT TCTCTTCCACCGCGTTACACAACAGTTGACTTACTATACACAAGAGACTCACAATATCTCTCAGGCTTTACCAAAACTACTCCAGGGGCCCCAGACCATGTCGGACGGTTCGGTCACAAGTCTACAGCCGGGGACGCAGGGCACAACGATCCACGACAAGCCGGCTTTACCAGCAACGGAAGAAAACAGACTAACTGAGAGCTCGGAAGCTTCCTTGACGAATGTTACCGATCCGGCTGTTACTGCAATCAAAGAGGAGAGCTTTGTTAGTGTGACATCCGTCCAACCCCTCGGCACTCGTTCATGTGGCTCGAAGTGCCAATGTCAATGTCACCAAGGACGACGAGACCACACTGGTGCATGGGCAGTCCCCTTGTTCTCTTCATGGCTCATTCGATATGATAAAACAGACAATAATTACCAAAGCAGATGCAGGTGCAAGGCCAGCGTTGAGTTCGAATTTCGGCTTCCACGCTGGCTATGGGCAGGTGTCCTTTCATTTCAGGCATCCCGAGGACCCAATATTAGCTTCTCTTTACGCCCATCAAGGGTTCTTGAATCTGTTCATGAGTTATGGATTATGATGTCAAACCCATCCTTACTAGAGACCTGTATCAGAGAGGGGTTTGTATGCTTTCCAGATGACACAGCTGGAAGTGAGTGGCCCTTGTTATCG ATGGCATTGTATAATCAAAGTTCGGAATGCGTAGAAattcttctcaaactctggGGAAATATATTGCCGAGTCAGAGACTTTCCAG GAACATCGGATATGAACTCAAGTCATACTATACTAAAGGCAGTAAACCTGAAATCGATATGGCAATAGACAAAACCTTGTATTTTGTGCAAGACTGGGACGAGGTGAGCACAACTAAAGTTCACATAGCCGCAgcaggagggggaggaggaggagtgtTGGACGCATTGCTGGAGCAACCTTGGGCCATTGACGAACTCGACGAAGTTGGAGAGGCCCCAATCCACGTCGCAGTTGGCAATAACAACTTTGAAGGACTCGAGCAACTGATAGCAGCCAAGGCTGACATCAACCGGCAAACTCCTGCGGGCTATACCCCCCTCATGACAGCAGCGTCTTACGAGATCGACACAATGTTACAGAAGCTTTTGGAGCATAGGGAGTGCCAGAAGCGTATTGGTCAAGGCAATATCCAAGGTTTAACTGCACTACATTTTGCTGCCAAATCAGGGTCCCTAGCCTGTGTCAGACTACTACTCGAGGCTGGAGCGCCTGCATCAAAGACCGATGAATATGGTAGAACTCCAATGCACTACCTTGCATGGGTAAAGCAAGAACACCAGCAAGAGATTTACGAGATGATAAAATTTCTACAAGATTATGGGGCAGATATCGAAGCGAAAGATCCCAACGGTATAACGCCAGTATTGTGGGCATGCCAAAAAGGCAATGTCGCAGTCTTAGGGGCTCTTGTTAGGGCAGGGGCATCAATCCGTGCCATCGATTCGAATCGAAAGGGCATTGTCCATGTAGCAGCTCTTTCAAAcaatcttgatgttgttcatTACCTTGCAGAACAAGATCTTGGGGAAATCGACCCACAGCTTCGAGGCGTCGACCAGAATAGCACTCCCCTGGGCAGCCTAAGGTGGATTTTTGATGAATACTTCATGCATTCCATCATTGTTCCAAGTCATGAGCAACAACAGGACTTCAttaaattctattttaagtTGCTGATACGCAACTTGGAGCGTCATATGTCAACCCTCCGAGATATTCAAGAAGCAATAGAAGATAGAGACTCGGGGGCCACAGAAAAACTTCTCGATATACTGATAAAGAGGAATGAGGCCAGTTTTCGGCAAGAACTTGTTGGCTGGTATAGAGGACTCAAGTTTTATGTTTCAGATGGTCAGTGGGATAAGTTGAAGGGAGCTATATGCGAGGAATATGATGAAATTTCGGACAAGGCTGAAAGAGCGGCGATTGCGAGAGGGAAGACATTGACGGATCCTGAGATGGAGGAATTTTTCTAA